Proteins from one Cicer arietinum cultivar CDC Frontier isolate Library 1 chromosome 3, Cicar.CDCFrontier_v2.0, whole genome shotgun sequence genomic window:
- the LOC101506498 gene encoding uncharacterized protein, with translation MDARITGVEERLGRVEDSIESLRDFIGYEIQRALTAVQDNITAVPSPLDEFRLAAKKVELPAFTGDDPLSELVSAEGYSDWIHLVAEFTLKSLQSWKWAGSSVYYLLNLWSKSVTSVRYLKSDKPNLLEEYVPKVIECFVSSRFDSLQSELSDELGEDPLDNVEVLQDQLEFFPYLCRFQYEGCSSYLMKIVEPIMQSYMKEANLQIPMDSYELSITESKLAWFTHIVAAILKTKQMSGFSGESHEILDAEISACVLQLVNISDSGIHNKVYEYSRIKFGVSYNI, from the exons ATGGACGCAAGAATCACCGGAGTGGAGGAGCGTTTGGGACGTGTGGAGGACAGCATTGAGTCTTTACGTGACTTCATTGGTTATGAAATTCAGAGGGCTTTGACGGCGGTTCAAGACAATATTACAGCGGTTCCCTCGCCGTTAGATGAGTTCCGTTTAGCTGCGAAGAAGGTGGAATTGCCGGCGTTTACCGGTGATGATCCA TTATCAGAACTTGTGAGTGCTGAAGGTTATAGTGATTGGATACACTTAGTAGCAGAGTTTACCTTAAAATCTTTGCAGTCTTGGAAG tgGGCTGGCAGCAGTGTTTACTACCTTCTAAATTTATGGTCTAAATCAGTGACATCTGTGCGCTATCTCAAGAGTGACAAACCTAACCTGCTAGAGGAATATGTCCCTAAAGTTATAGAATGTTTTGTGTCATCGAGATTTGATTCATTACAG TCTGAACTATCTGATGAACTCGGTGAAGACCCACTTGACAATGTTGAAGTACTTCAAGATCAGCTTGAATTTTTTCCTTACCTATGTAGATTTCAG TATGAAGGTTGCAGTTCATACTTAATGAAGATAGTGGAGCCTATCATGCAAAGCTATATG AAGGAAGCAAATCTCCAAATCCCCATGGATAGTTATGAACTTTCTATAACAGAGTCCAAACTTGCTTGGTTCACACACATAGTTGCTGCAATACTCAAGACAAAGCAGATGTCTGGTTTTAG TGGAGAATCACATGAGATACTCGATGCAGAGATTTCAGCATGTGTTCTGCAATTGGTAAATATTTCTGACAGTGGGATTCACAATAAGGTATATGAATATTCAAGGATAAAATTTGGTGtatcttataatatttga